GACAAAGCACTTAGGATACATTATGGAGTTTAATTAGTAATGTCTCCATGTcccagctggtgctgcagcttctgccagTGCTTTGGACCTGAGAACTGGCTTTTCTGAGAAAGAGGTGGTGATTGCTCAGAATTTAAACCAAAATCATGCCACATCCCTGAGCCACCTCCTAGAGCCCTATCCCTGAACCATATCCCTGAGCCTTACCTGTgtccagtgctgctctccagcataAGAACAGCTGAGACATACGTGTGCTTCATGCACACTGTATGGTACAGTGTCCAATGTTTTGTCTCATATATAGTTTACTGACACCTTTATGGCATAAATATGTTGCTTTCTTTATCCTTCCTCTTTGTTCACCTATTCCTGTTACCTTTCCAATATCACCAAATCCTTTGTGTATGTTTTGGCTTTGCAGTCACTATCCCACACTTTTATGATGCTTCCTTTGCATTTGACATCTTTCCCAGTTagcatttctgctgttttaATTAATCATGCTACAAATCACAATGCTGCTGAGCCTCTGGCATGGGAGTTCCACCGAGGCAGGTGGGGCACACCTCCCTTCTCTCCTGGCAGGTGGGGCACACCTCCCTTCTCACCTGGCAGGTGTCGGTGCCTCCAGCCCAGgagccagcacagagtgctTTGTTGCTCACGAGCCCTGCGTAGCCTTCAGAGCTGTTGCacaggctgggagggaggatTCCCACATGGGCTTCTTTTAGCACAGGTGAGATTTTACCTTGAAAGGAGACAGAATTTAGAAAGGTGAAATATCCTGGGGTGTGTAGCAGTTttactgtgggtttttttttttttgttttgccagCCTAGGTGTGTTCCTGGACATGTTTAGACATGGATATGACACAGACCCTGCCTGTTGCTAATAGATTGGAATTTGAGTGGGTTAAAGGTTTGAAGACTTGGGTTTCATGTAGATTTTGCAATTCTTCCTCAGAAGAAGCATCAATGATAATACACCTGCCTTGCTCAAAATGTCAGAGGTGACTTATCAAGCAGGCTCATACAATCTCAGCTGACCCCAAAACTCCCACACACCAACTGGCATTGAAATTGTGCCCAGTGGGAATAAAAAGAGAACTGGAGGGGGTGTAGTCATTCATAAATCCTATGGGAACCCCTCAGTTCACAATATGTGGCATCACAATTGTTGCTTTTCAATATAATAGCTGTTTCCAGCAGCCCACGTTGACCTGCACCACAAATCTGAAATCAGCTgagtttattttcctttttttcatgtTATACTTGGAAGAAAAGCTGGGAAATCTATTCCTGTGGTTTCAGCTGTGTGGGTCTGACCTGTTTTTGATGGAAAACCCCTGAGAGCAGATCCTCACTGCAGAGTTAAATGACATTGTGTGAGGAGACCATAACCTGAGCAAATCCagttagaatcacagaatggtttgggttgggaggaaccttaaagatcattcagctccaaccccctgccacgggcagggacacctcccactatcccaggttactccaagccctgtccaacctgaccctGGACACTtacagggatccaggggcagccacagctgcactgggcaatctgtgccagggcctctccatcctcacagggaggattttcttcccaatatctaatctGAACCCGTCCTCTTTCAGTTTAGTGCCATTCCCCTTTGAAAGGTCAGGAAAGGCCTCTAAGATCCAAGCACAAAGTGAGTTATAAACCCGGGGATCTGAGTGAGGAGCGGTGAGGGTGGGAACAGGAGGGACCTCTAAGATCCAAGCACAAAGTGAGTTTATAAACGCGGGGAGCTGGGTGAGAATGGAAACAGGAGGGGTCTCTACGATCCAAGCACAAAGTGAGTTATAAACCCGGGGAGCTGGGTGAGGATGGAAACAGGAGGGGTCTCTACGATCCAAGCACAAAGTGAGTTCATAAAGCTGGGAGCTGGGTGAGGAGCGGTGAGGGTGGGAACAGGAGGGACCTCTAAGATCCAAGCACAAAGTGAGTTATAAACCCGGGGAGCTGGGTGAGGAGCGGTGAGGGTGGGAACAGGAGGGACCTCTAAGATCCAAGCACAAAAGTGAGTTATAAACCCGGGAGCTGGGTGAGGAGCAGTGAGGATGGAAACAGGAGGGACCTCTAAGATCCAAGCACAAAGTGAGTTATAAACCCGGGAGCTGGGTGAGGAGCGGTGAGGGTGGGAACAGGAGGGtttcagctgtgcccagggccctGTACCCTTCTCGGTCGTGCGTCCCCAGCCGCTGATGTAGCAGTCGGAGCTGTTCTCCAAGGGCTGCACCAGGGCAGCCGGGGGCAGGCACACGGGCTGGATGTAGAGGCTGTAGCGCACGGCCGACCTCAGCTCGAACACCGCCACGTCGTTCTCAAAGGTTTCCCTCTTGAACTCCGAGTGCACCATGATCCTCCTGATCCTCCTCCTTGCCGTGTGGGAGCTGTGCTTCTGAAGGTTGTGCACGCCCAGGACGGCTCGCCAGGAACACGGATCCCTGCGGGAGAATTCACGTGGGTTTCGCATTGGTTTCGCTGTTTGTTTTCACAGaaccctggaatccaggagtggGTTGGATTGGAGgcaccttaaagctcatctcatcccatccctgccatggcagggacacctcccacctcccagggtgctccaagccctgtccaacctggccttgggcacctccagggatccCAGCTTCTCTAGACCAGGGCCTCCCTCACAGGGAGAAATTTCTTCCATTATCCCCTCTATCCCTGTCTTCTTTTGCTTATGCACCTTTAGGAATATACATTGAAAATTCCATAGTGAATATTTCCTGGAACAAATTTGCCTCGTTACCATTCTGCCCATGTGAATACTCCCTTTGCCTATTGGTGTTAAGGGAAATTCAGATTAAGGATTTAAACTGACATCCAGATTTTGCCTCCCACCCCATCTCAGCAGAGGACACCAGGAGATAATAGTctgaaaaagctgaaaacatGGTTTTATTTTGGATAAAGGAAGAAGGCTCATCCCCCACAATGCTCATACTCTACCTGGACCTAGACCTGGGGAATCCGTTATCTAGAAGTAAAATAATGACTATCAAGTTaataataaatttataaataggGGTAGAGTAATTCAGATCTAATTTCTAGTCAAGTATGTTGAAAAAAACCTCTATTAAATGAGTTTTGAATTTGGCCTGGGATGAGCTATAAAATTCAAATTAGCCTCCAAAATCAAGGTAAAAATTAAACCGATAATTTAAAGAGAAATTATATTGCAAATAAATGTTTGTTAAATGCAAACAGGAGCTGATGTAACAAAGTCCTGATAAAGGACAAAATTCCAAGTTTTGCAGATTTTACAGTTCACTTTCCCCCGGGTCATGGTTGAGTCAACAGTCCATGTTGACAGATGCAGATTGTGCAACTGTGGTAAAGGCTGGAAAAGAgaccagtgctgggagctgaaATGCTCCAGAGTAGCTGTAAGTGCAGCTAAAAATCTGTTCTGAGGAGTTATTACCACATTgtcaaaaaaaaaccttaagtGCCAAATTGTTGGTTCTGAtcaacaagaaaaaaggaaattgtgTTAAAACTGATGAACTAGAGTGTTTGTAATCTAAACATCACAACATTTTGTGGTGAGGTTTAGCGGTTAAGAAAACTATTAACCAGAAAAAATCAGAACTCTGTGGAACAAAGCAACCCAAACAACTCTGGGGgagtgggctggggaagggaagggaaaacctGGCATGGGAGAGGGtccccctgctccagagctggaaaagCCCAGAGTCAGGGGTGGGATAAGAAGATCTCACCCAGTAACTCATTCTGTCATTCTGttaatcaaaaccaaacaggCCCCTATTAGAAACAACACAGGTAATTCTGGGCCAGGGCAGAAGGGCACAGCCAAGATTTCTTGGTGCTAATTTATGATTCCTGACTGACTGTTCCTGGTGTTGGCTGCCCAGGGAgttggtggagtccccatccctggaggtgtcccaggaatgactggaggtggcactcagtgctctggcctggtgacaaggtggggatcaggcagaggttggacttgatggtcttggAGATCTTTTCAGTCAGACCTGGGCTCCAGCCCTCTCCCCAGCTCTGGATATGCTCCATCCACCCCATGCCTTCCTTGCTGTGAGGGGggaactgggcacagcactggAGGGGCCtcacagtgcccagcacagggggacaatccctgctctgctcctttgGCCACCCTGTGACACAACTTGGGTGCCCTTggcctccttcccccagcccagggggtTCAGCCATGGTGCCCAgggagctcagccctggtgCCCAGGGGGTTCAGCCGTGGTGCCCAgggagctcagccctggtgCCCAGGGAGCTCAGCCATGGTGCCCAGGGGGTTCAGCCGTGGTGCCCAGGGGGCTCAGCCATGGTACCCAGGGGGCTCAGCTGTGGAGTCCAGGGCTCAGCCGTGGTGCCCAGGGAGCTCAGCCGTGGTGCCCAGGGAGCTCAGCCGTGGTGCCCAGGGGGTTCAGCCGTGGTGCCCAGGGCtcagctgcagtgcccagggggtTCAGCCATGGTGCCCAGGGGGCTCAGTCGTGGTGCCCAGGGGGCTCAGTCGTGGTGCCCAGGGCtcagctgcagtgcccagggttCAGCCGTGGTGCCCAGGGAGCTCAGCCGTGGTACCCAGGGGGCTCAGCTGTGGAGTCCAGGGCTCAGCCATGGTGCCCCAGTGGTTCAGCCATGGTGCCCAgggagctcagccctggtgCCCAGGGGGCTCAGCCATGGTGCCCAGGGGGTTCAGCCGTGGTGCCCAGGGGGCTCAGCCATGGTGCCCAGGGGGTTCAGCCGTGGTGCCCAGGGGGCTCAGCCATGGTGCCCAGGGGGTTCAGCCGTGGTGCCCAgggagctcagccctggtgCCCAGGGGGCTCAGCCATGGTGCCCAGGGGGTTCAGCCATGGTGCCCAGGGGGTTCAGCCGTGGTGCCCAGGGCTCAGCTGCAGTGCCCAGTGGTCAGCCATGGTGTGCCCAGTGGTCAGCCGTGGTGCCCAGCGGTCACCCCAGTACGTACGTCCTGCCATCCACGCAGTGGCCGGCGGTCAGCACGGCTCTCCGGCTCAGCAGCACGCCGCCGCACAGGTGCATGAAGCGCACGCCGCCGCGCAGCACCTGCAGGCTCACCACCCACGGCCACGCGCCCTCCGGGGCCTCGTGGCCCCCCACGATCCAGGACACcacgctccgggccaccggcagctgctgctggcactctgCAAAACACAACGGGCTCCTTAGAGAGCCTGGAGGGCAAAGCCCAGCTTCTGGGGCAGCGTTTGTGGGTGCTGTGGGTTTACGGGTTGGTGTTTTCTGTTATCtcgggggttttgtttggtgggtcttttttgttgctgctggtagtagttttttgggggtttttaaaatttgttttgggtttggatttttaaatCTCTAGCATCACCAGagcacaggaagaacatggACCTGCAGGAGATGAGGCCACCGAGTTGtttagagggatggagcagatctgctgtggggaaaggctgggagaattgaaattgttcagcctggaggcaAAAAGCTTTGGGCTGACTTAACtgtggccttccagtgcctgaaggagctgcaggagagatggagagagagCACATAAATtggcctggagtgccaggacaagggaGGGCAGGGTTAGAGGGATagtgggaagaaattcctccctgcgagggtggtgaggccctggcacagggtgcccagagaagccgTGGGTGCcgctggatccctggcagtgttggAGGCcgggctggacagggcttggggcactgggacagtggaaggtgatgctgccatggcaggggtggcactgggtgggctgtACGGTgtcccccttccagccaaaatCATTGCACATCTCTCTGTTCTGCAGGACTCGCTGCCTCACAGACCCCTGCGTCCGGGGAACCCGCGACTTTCTCAGCCCATGTGAAATACTGCCTATTTATCTGACTAAGGTGTGTTTCTGGTATATAGATTTGTGGTTAAGTGCGCTCAGTCGCCGCTGCTTTACGGAATTCACCAGATTTCTGTAAAACGAGAGACGTCTCCGGCACCCCTCGCCCCGCTCCGCTCAGGCTCTTCCCCGCTCGCTGCCCCTTTCCCCGACCCctccgccccggcccggccccgccgggtcCCGGTACCGTCCACAGGCTCGGTgggggccgccccgccgggcagAGGCCCcgcgagcagcagcagcagcagcggcagcgcgggccgcgcccgccgcaTCGCCGGCGAGGGCCGAAGATGGCTGCGGGGCGTGAGGGGAGCCTCGCGGGGAACCCCGCGGGGAACGGCCGGCctgggcaccggcaccggcaccggcaccgccgccGGGCCGTTGGGGCGGCGGGGACGGCGCGGGAGCGCGGACGGAGGAGCCGGTGAGGGACGGGAGGGGCCGGCCTGCCCTCAGCGACCGCCGGCAGGGAGCCCTCAGCCGGGGAAGGGGGCGAGGGGTTCGCCCTCACCCTGAAAAAAGGGTCAGGGGTCCCACCCTCACCTGggcagagggtcagggggtcccaCCCTCACCCTGAAAaaagggtcagggggtcccaCCCTCACCTGggcagagggtcagggggtccca
This is a stretch of genomic DNA from Passer domesticus isolate bPasDom1 chromosome 31, bPasDom1.hap1, whole genome shotgun sequence. It encodes these proteins:
- the TMPRSS12 gene encoding transmembrane protease serine 12, whose protein sequence is MRRARPALPLLLLLLAGPLPGGAAPTEPVDECQQQLPVARSVVSWIVGGHEAPEGAWPWVVSLQVLRGGVRFMHLCGGVLLSRRAVLTAGHCVDGRTDPCSWRAVLGVHNLQKHSSHTARRRIRRIMVHSEFKRETFENDVAVFELRSAVRYSLYIQPVCLPPAALVQPLENSSDCYISGWGRTTEKGKISPVLKEAHVGILPPSLCNSSEGYAGLVSNKALCAGSWAGGTDTCQGDSGGPLMCYHPDTNKYYLIGIASFGVGCGRPRYPGIYVRLSQYGKWIKAKLQLTNKTWNPVSTTLTILLTLVHTVLTRIL